In the Populus nigra chromosome 2, ddPopNigr1.1, whole genome shotgun sequence genome, CACGACAGAACATAGGAGTTGGAGGAGGCAGGGGCTGCGGTAGAAGAGGAAGCCGGCACCGCTGGTGCTGTACGTAGGGAGGCAACTTGTGGCTGGGATGAGAAGTCCATAgcagagagaagagaaagtgttttaatttgtttagggctctgataccaagttgagaataatagaaTGGCTTAGGTTGTGCCTTAGCCAACCTTTCTTATTCATATACATGTGGTAGAACACGGCAGTAACTGTAGGGATTACAACATTGGAATAATCTTACATTAATTTCCTATTCAGAcatatacattctataataaaCACCCACGATTTCTTGTTCGTCGATGTTTTACAAAGGCAACGGGAAATGTTCACACATCACCAATGGAAACACCAACGGTTTTTTATCCGTCGATGTTATCCAGAGGCAAATGGAACTGTTCACCTCCCAAGTCGGTGATGTCAATTAAAGTCCTTTGTGTTAGTTGCAGGTTACCAAGGGAATTACAGATGGAATGTGAATTTTAAAGCATGAGTAATTAATGCATCTCTGATCGTGTGTACTATTTCACATTAGCGGGGGAATTAGCAATGGATTGCGAAAATTCCGAagggtttttttgaaaattttagagagaaatgaaaatttcaaggtGAATTCACTAAGagaatcaccgatggattaattagaaatattatttaatagtcCATCGGtcaatccgtcggtaaaaacaCAGTATAAATCCCAACAAGAGCcccttcaattcattttttcctTTCGTTCAATTTTCTTCGATCACTTCTTGTTTTTTCCTCTCAATTCAAGTGATTGTGCTTCAATTTCTCATTCTATCTTGATCTTCAaagtttaaaaggtatgtattgtGATTCTCCTCACTTGTTATGATTTTCtatatttcatcttttcttcggtttattaacagtatatttttatttttttttgtattgttcgTAGATAAAGTCTAAAAATAAATGCACTATTAAAGTAAGCATTTTTCATTCTTAAAGtttgtagttttgtttttttaacttgcatattttattgtttttattgctaatgattgattgttttgttgaattttaatggattatttttaaattttccatataaatgttaattgaatatataataaatttaattttttatctcaattttattgtatatattgCATAATAGagtatttgattgttttattgaatttaattgttattgttaaatttatatagatGGCAGTTGAATATacaagaataaattatttttggtataaataaaataatatcaaccgGTTTGTGGTATATATCTTGTCAATATTTGTAGGTTTGATTAATTTGGGTAGTCTCTAGTATAGGAGAGattctgtcgatttttttttaaaaaaacatatgtgaTTGTGtaattattcatcaaatttgtgtagatgcataaaacaaaatcaacatcaGGTCATGAGCTCATGGCCagagctagttcttctagcagcgatgaTGATGTGTCATTAAGTGCTGaccaagaagaggcacctgcaATGACTTACGACGCTACCTCTTCCAGTGCGGTTCCACAATGTAGAGGCTGTGTCCCTTCACAGCGGgatcaattcacccgcaagtatgAGGCACATTGAAAGGATGACCTTTTAatgtaaatttgttttgaagtttgtattgatttgagtttttttttcttttaatgtaatttgtgaacaactaattaatattattttaattttattgattttcaggtttataaatattgacccatcctagtaataacattGGATTGAAATTGTTGATGGGATGGAGTGATAATTTTATGTGGATGGCAAAACTTCATTGGTAAAACTGCTCATGGCTTGGAATAAATTTGTCTTTTTGTGTACTGGCCGTCGAAGAAATTGCCCTTCGTTTTCTTGGATCGGGAGAAAAAAGGGAAGGAGGTTAGAAATTTACAATCGAAGCAACAGTATACTTCAGTTGACTGGAGGTCAATAGGCAATAGTCTAACTTGAGCTTATCTATTAGGTTCTCCAAACGGGCCGGTCTTGGCTCTTTCCGTGCTTATCTTTTTATATGGTATAAAGTGATTCTTTATAAAAGTGAaacataagaaatataaaatgacTTGTTAATTAATCCCTGTAGCCATGTGAACTTGTTTCAACTGGACCTTAAAATTACTTGTTAATTAATCACGACGAAGTTATGGTCTTTTTAACTGTCAAAATTTTCAAGCCACTAATTGACTATATGAGTAAACTCTATCAGCTAATGCTATCACCAATTTAGTTTGCTCATCCTTAGGTTCAGACTCCCTGTCGAATTGACCACTTTGGCCACGAGTCTGCAAAGGAGAACAAGAAAGAGAAGTGCGATTCAATGAACTCCGGAGGACAGGGTATGCTTCTTATTCATATTTGGGAACTCTTTTCTTTCAGTCTGCTGTTAGTGATCTGTCATGTATATGATGCTTTTCACTTTTGTATAGCATGACCTACAAAAGTTGATCCTATCATACAAGAATTCTGATATGCATGCCGCTGGTTTCTCGTTAATCATAGATGAGTTTTCAGCCTCCAaaatgtttccttttctttttcaggaGTCACAAGATCCAAAAGAGATCTACCTCCAATGCATTACACCCTTAAGATAGAGTCATTCTCCTTACTTCTGAAGACAAAAGTCGAAAAGTATGAATCTGATGTTTTTGAGGCCGGAGGCTACAAATGGTTTGTTGATCCTCACCACCTTCCTTTGACTAATACTTGATTCTATATGTGCAAAATAAATGTCCGGTTGaaagataattattaattaagattaacataaattaaaaactaacataaaagagaagaagactagAATTCTCTTTAATCTGTTTATTATGAagtgttaacctaaatacaaagagattatatactgaaaatactattctacttttaataaataaaacaaaaacaaatgtattATTTAACAAAGTATGCTATTCATCAactgataattaatttttcttgtttccagGAGGTTGTGTCTTTACCCAAATGGAAACACTAAAGGAATAGGGAAAGGCTTTGTTTCCCTTTACCTGCAAATAGAAAATACAAGCAATCTTCGTCATCGGTGGGAGGTCACCACCGAATTCAAATTGTTTGTGCGTGATCATATAAATGACAAATATTTGACTGTCCGAGGTGGATTCTTTTACTAATAATATGTGCAACGCTGCAAATGTTTTTACTTTCTTGTCTTTATGTTCTTGAATTTAAATGGAGAACCACTGTTTTGTAGAATCGGATGCATCAGTAAAACGTTTTCATGAGATGAAGACCGAATGGGGTTTTGATCAATTGCTTTCCCTTGAAACATTCAATGATGCATCTAATGGATATCTTTTCAATGACTGCTGTGTTTTTGGAGCTGAGATTTTTGTTATCAAACCAACTGGAAAAGGGGAAGTACTTTCTATGGTTAAAAAACCTGCAaatggttctttaacatggaAGATCAGAGATTTCTCTAAATTAGATAGGAAGTCATATTTATCCAAAGCCTTTACTGCCGGAGGCAGAAGTTGGTATGCTGCCTTGTAATCACAAACGTTTCTATT is a window encoding:
- the LOC133683023 gene encoding uncharacterized protein LOC133683023: MHGVKRSERDLPPMHYSLKIESFSLLLKTKVEKYESDVFEAGGHKWFVDPHHLPLTNMHKTKSTSGHELMARASSSSSDDDVSLSADQEEAPAMTYDATSSSAVPQCRGCVPSQRDQFTRKYEVQTPCRIDHFGHESAKENKKEKCDSMNSGGQGVTRSKRDLPPMHYTLKIESFSLLLKTKVEKYESDVFEAGGYKWRLCLYPNGNTKGIGKGFVSLYLQIENTSNLRHRWEVTTEFKLFVRDHINDKYLTVRESDASVKRFHEMKTEWGFDQLLSLETFNDASNGYLFNDCCVFGAEIFVIKPTGKGEVLSMVKKPANGSLTWKIRDFSKLDRKSYLSKAFTAGGRSWRIDVSPEGYGDGKGNSLSVFLELVDGGKLPPKKTVWAEYKLRVLDQRHDNHVEKTTSRWFTSSSHTRGFPKFMPLGDLREVSKGYVRNDTLIVEAEILTLSVSKLFS